The following are from one region of the Escherichia sp. E4742 genome:
- a CDS encoding N-acyl-D-amino-acid deacylase family protein — MQVDWLFKNVTVIDGSGGPEFRGDVAITGDRIVDIAPTLNVTAQQVIDGEGRALAPGFIDVHTHDDINVIRIPEYLPKISQGITTVIVGNCGISAASAKMKGEVPDPMNLLGEAEHFIYPTVESYALAVEAARPSLNVGTLIGHTALRNNHMDDLFRPATADEIAAMRADLRLALSQGALGLSSGLAYATAFQATTEEVMALAEELAGEKGVYTTHLRSEFEPILDALDEAFRIGRHGKVPVVVSHHKCAGAKNWGRTKETLAFFDQMRQHQEIGCDVYPYSASSSTLDLKQVTDEFDIVITWSQTHPQQAGKTLAQIAIDWQMSMLEAAKLLMPAGAIYYNMDERDVRRVLSYPVSMIGSDGLPNDPMPHPRLWGAFPRVLGHYCRDEGLFPLTTAIHKMTGLSASRFCLPQRGLVKVGYFADLVLFDPQTIRDVASFSDPKRPADGIEAVMVNGVMSYGRDKHITGRAGRFLRRQTSH, encoded by the coding sequence ATGCAGGTTGACTGGTTATTCAAAAATGTGACGGTTATCGACGGCAGCGGCGGCCCTGAATTTCGCGGTGACGTGGCAATAACAGGTGATCGAATTGTTGATATTGCCCCTACGCTTAACGTTACGGCGCAGCAGGTCATTGACGGTGAAGGACGGGCGCTGGCACCAGGGTTTATCGACGTTCATACCCATGACGATATCAACGTTATCCGTATCCCGGAATATCTGCCAAAAATCAGCCAGGGGATCACCACGGTGATTGTCGGCAACTGCGGGATCAGTGCAGCGTCGGCGAAAATGAAAGGCGAAGTCCCTGACCCGATGAATCTGTTGGGGGAAGCGGAGCACTTTATTTATCCCACCGTTGAAAGCTATGCCCTGGCAGTGGAAGCAGCCAGACCGTCACTGAACGTTGGCACGCTGATTGGTCATACGGCGCTGCGTAATAATCATATGGACGACTTGTTTCGCCCGGCGACGGCGGATGAAATTGCCGCCATGCGTGCCGACTTACGTCTGGCGTTGAGTCAGGGGGCGCTGGGGTTAAGTTCCGGACTGGCTTATGCCACCGCATTTCAGGCGACTACCGAAGAGGTGATGGCGCTGGCGGAAGAACTGGCAGGTGAGAAGGGGGTTTATACCACTCATCTGCGTTCTGAATTCGAACCGATTCTGGATGCGCTGGATGAGGCGTTTCGTATTGGGCGTCATGGCAAAGTGCCTGTCGTGGTTTCCCACCATAAATGCGCTGGGGCGAAAAACTGGGGGCGGACAAAAGAAACGTTGGCTTTTTTTGACCAAATGCGTCAACACCAGGAAATTGGCTGCGATGTCTACCCTTACTCGGCCAGCTCTTCAACGCTGGATCTCAAACAAGTCACCGACGAATTCGATATTGTGATCACATGGTCACAAACACATCCTCAGCAGGCCGGGAAGACACTGGCACAAATCGCCATCGACTGGCAGATGAGTATGCTGGAGGCTGCGAAGCTGCTAATGCCTGCCGGGGCTATCTATTACAACATGGACGAGCGCGACGTCCGCCGAGTGTTGAGTTATCCGGTCAGTATGATTGGCTCTGACGGTCTGCCCAATGATCCCATGCCGCATCCGCGTTTATGGGGCGCTTTCCCTCGCGTGCTGGGTCACTATTGTCGTGATGAAGGCTTATTCCCGCTGACCACAGCTATCCACAAAATGACCGGGCTTTCTGCCAGCCGTTTTTGTCTGCCCCAGCGTGGACTGGTGAAAGTCGGCTATTTTGCGGACCTGGTGTTGTTCGATCCGCAAACCATTCGTGATGTTGCCAGTTTTTCTGATCCCAAACGCCCGGCAGATGGCATTGAAGCGGTGATGGTGAACGGTGTTATGAGCTATGGTCGCGATAAACATATTACAGGCCGTGCGGGCCGTTTCCTGCGCCGCCAGACCTCACATTAA
- a CDS encoding amino acid deaminase: MKYHSEPLVPHKSALMQMPANILAEDVCLPAAIIKKQALENNIAWMQRYADARGVSLAPHGKTTMTPWIFQAQQAAGAWAIGVGSAWQAGAAMASGIQRVLMVNQLVGKANMQLIAQLQRHYPTVDFICCIDSIENARALSAFFASQQQTLNVMIELGVPGGRCGCRSTDAALALAKQAAQLPGLRLRGLELYEGVLHGDDPQPQVEALLRDAAQLACDMASLVDGEFILTGAGTVWYDVVCNIWLAAEKPDNCRIVIRPGCYITHDTGIYDAAQQQLLARDPVACDLAGDLTSALELVAMVQSVPEADRAVVNFGKRDCAFDAGLPQPVAHYRNGKSLAFDPQAIRSTGIMDQHCMLQLAANSDVQVGDILVFGTSHPCLTFDKWKTLLLTDDDYNVQAELDTLF; encoded by the coding sequence ATGAAATACCACTCTGAGCCGCTGGTTCCCCATAAATCTGCCCTGATGCAAATGCCCGCAAATATCCTTGCCGAAGATGTTTGTTTACCTGCCGCAATCATTAAAAAGCAGGCCCTGGAGAACAACATTGCGTGGATGCAACGCTATGCTGACGCGCGCGGCGTTTCACTGGCACCGCACGGTAAAACCACCATGACGCCGTGGATTTTTCAGGCGCAGCAGGCGGCAGGCGCCTGGGCAATAGGTGTCGGTAGCGCGTGGCAGGCTGGTGCGGCAATGGCGAGCGGTATTCAGCGTGTGCTGATGGTTAACCAGTTGGTCGGCAAGGCGAATATGCAGCTGATTGCCCAGTTGCAACGCCATTACCCGACGGTCGATTTTATCTGCTGTATCGACAGCATTGAGAACGCCCGCGCTTTGTCTGCCTTTTTTGCCAGCCAGCAACAGACGCTGAACGTGATGATTGAGCTGGGTGTTCCCGGCGGGCGCTGTGGTTGCCGCTCAACGGATGCCGCACTGGCACTGGCTAAGCAGGCGGCCCAATTACCAGGATTACGTCTGCGGGGGCTTGAGTTATATGAAGGTGTTTTACACGGTGACGATCCACAGCCGCAGGTAGAAGCTCTGCTACGGGATGCCGCACAACTGGCCTGTGATATGGCGAGTCTGGTTGATGGCGAGTTTATTCTCACCGGAGCAGGCACGGTCTGGTATGACGTGGTGTGCAATATCTGGCTGGCGGCAGAAAAGCCTGATAACTGCCGCATTGTTATTCGCCCTGGCTGTTATATCACTCACGACACCGGGATCTACGACGCGGCACAACAACAGTTGCTCGCCCGTGATCCTGTGGCTTGCGATCTGGCAGGCGATCTCACATCTGCGCTGGAACTGGTCGCCATGGTGCAATCGGTGCCGGAAGCTGATCGTGCGGTGGTAAATTTTGGTAAGCGTGATTGCGCCTTCGACGCCGGACTGCCGCAACCAGTCGCCCACTACCGCAACGGCAAATCACTGGCATTTGATCCACAGGCGATTCGCAGTACAGGCATTATGGATCAGCACTGCATGTTACAACTGGCTGCCAACAGCGACGTGCAAGTGGGGGACATTCTGGTGTTTGGCACTTCCCATCCGTGCCTGACCTTCGACAAATGGAAAACGTTGTTATTGACTGATGACGACTACAACGTACAGGCAGAGCTGGATACTCTCTTCTAA
- a CDS encoding sodium:solute symporter family protein, with translation MNSHIFLVGFIIYAIAMIWLGWFVSRNQKSGEDFLLGGRSLPLFLTLGSTVATMVGTGSSMGAVGFGYSNGWAGMLYGVGGAVGILLVAWLFAPVRKLRFMTMSEELSYYTGGSHLIKNIVGLMIFIASIGWLGAHILGGSMYLAWATGIDLTVAKLIIALAFAIYVIIGGYSAVVWTDTIQALILFFGFILMAILAVVHVGGWSAIEQAMDPKAMSLFAIDKMGVLPALSLALVIGVGVLATPSYRQRIYSGKDVPSVRRSFVITGVLYLFFSILPAIIGMAAFTMNPNLENSNYAFLFATSFLPPLLGLVVLIAGLSATMSSASSDAIAAVAIMMRDVYTMITGRMPPENKAITYSRWMLTFVIGLALVFALTSNDIISYITKMISMLMSGLFICSILGRFWLRFNWQGALAALVSGMVMSIVVLMNADWLAYWGNPCIPSVLGSLVAGVLVTLVTPASETSREEALAIITNERENQSVVITKPEEA, from the coding sequence ATGAACAGTCATATCTTTTTAGTCGGCTTTATTATTTATGCCATCGCCATGATTTGGCTTGGTTGGTTTGTTTCTCGTAATCAGAAAAGCGGAGAAGATTTTCTGCTGGGCGGGCGTTCGCTGCCGCTGTTTCTGACGCTGGGCTCAACCGTTGCCACGATGGTTGGCACAGGTTCCAGCATGGGCGCAGTGGGCTTTGGCTACAGTAATGGCTGGGCCGGAATGCTTTATGGCGTCGGTGGGGCCGTAGGTATATTGCTGGTGGCGTGGCTGTTTGCGCCGGTACGTAAATTACGTTTTATGACCATGAGTGAAGAACTCTCTTATTATACTGGCGGTAGTCATTTAATTAAAAATATTGTCGGTCTGATGATATTTATTGCCTCTATTGGCTGGCTGGGAGCGCATATTTTAGGTGGCAGTATGTATCTTGCCTGGGCAACAGGTATTGATCTTACTGTAGCAAAATTAATTATCGCCTTAGCTTTTGCGATATACGTTATTATCGGCGGTTATTCGGCGGTGGTGTGGACAGACACCATTCAGGCCTTAATTTTGTTCTTTGGCTTTATATTGATGGCTATTCTTGCCGTTGTTCACGTTGGCGGCTGGAGTGCGATTGAACAGGCGATGGACCCAAAAGCGATGAGCCTGTTTGCGATTGATAAAATGGGCGTACTGCCTGCGCTTTCGCTGGCGCTGGTTATTGGCGTTGGTGTACTGGCCACACCGTCTTATCGCCAGCGTATTTACTCGGGTAAAGATGTTCCCTCTGTACGCCGTTCGTTTGTTATTACTGGCGTGTTGTATCTGTTCTTCTCGATTCTGCCTGCCATTATCGGCATGGCGGCGTTCACCATGAACCCGAATCTGGAAAACAGTAACTATGCCTTCTTGTTCGCCACCAGTTTTCTGCCGCCATTGCTTGGCCTGGTGGTACTGATTGCCGGGCTTTCTGCCACCATGTCTTCTGCCAGCTCCGATGCCATCGCAGCGGTGGCGATTATGATGCGCGATGTCTACACCATGATTACCGGCAGAATGCCGCCGGAGAACAAGGCAATCACTTACTCACGCTGGATGCTGACCTTTGTTATTGGCCTGGCGCTGGTCTTTGCTCTGACCTCTAACGACATCATCAGCTACATTACCAAAATGATTTCGATGCTGATGTCCGGGCTATTTATCTGCTCGATTCTCGGTCGCTTCTGGCTACGCTTTAACTGGCAGGGCGCGCTGGCAGCGTTAGTGAGCGGTATGGTGATGTCAATTGTGGTGCTGATGAATGCCGACTGGCTGGCTTACTGGGGTAACCCGTGTATTCCGTCAGTGCTGGGAAGCCTGGTCGCTGGCGTACTGGTGACGCTGGTAACGCCAGCAAGCGAGACCAGCCGGGAAGAAGCTCTGGCTATTATCACCAATGAGCGTGAAAACCAGAGTGTCGTGATCACCAAACCTGAAGAGGCATAA
- a CDS encoding RidA family protein, translated as MSIKRYGTEGGTGTGGQHLPFARAVEAGGWLYVSGQTPMKNGEVVEGGIVEQSRLAIQNCVDIMTEAGYSLADVVHVKVILTDARYFQSFNKVFREFFGENPPARICCVADLVVDCKVEVDVTCYNATR; from the coding sequence ATGAGCATTAAACGTTACGGTACGGAAGGTGGAACAGGCACTGGCGGGCAGCATTTGCCGTTTGCCAGGGCGGTTGAGGCGGGCGGCTGGCTGTACGTTTCCGGGCAAACGCCAATGAAAAACGGTGAAGTCGTCGAAGGCGGAATCGTTGAACAGTCACGACTGGCGATCCAAAACTGTGTCGACATCATGACCGAAGCCGGTTATAGCCTGGCGGATGTGGTTCACGTGAAAGTGATACTGACCGACGCCCGCTATTTCCAGTCATTTAATAAAGTATTCAGAGAATTTTTTGGCGAGAATCCGCCCGCACGTATTTGTTGTGTGGCTGATCTGGTTGTCGATTGTAAAGTCGAAGTCGATGTGACCTGTTATAACGCGACCCGCTAA
- a CDS encoding MurR/RpiR family transcriptional regulator, with the protein MAYSIDIISCITERFMALTATEKRIAQFILDDVSAAVELPIAELARLTQTSQASVTRFARALGCKDVRELKVKLAQSLAIGQRFILDVPDLDGVQGIYESIISVLETHRRSLDMNAISQAVSWLSQARQILALGTGGGSTICSQEIQYRLFRLGLPVVSQNDSLMMRMMCSAVMPQDVVIVLSLGGYTPEIIESAAIARQYGARVIAITPAQTPLAEQVDLVLPLLVQESDYIFKPTPSRYAMLAMIDVLATELAMANKAQAKDRLRRIKLALDSHRGGANRQPLGD; encoded by the coding sequence ATGGCTTATAGCATCGATATCATCTCCTGCATTACCGAGCGGTTTATGGCGTTAACCGCCACTGAAAAGCGTATCGCACAATTTATTCTTGATGACGTCTCCGCAGCCGTGGAACTGCCAATTGCCGAGCTGGCGCGGTTAACACAAACCAGCCAGGCGTCGGTGACGCGTTTTGCCCGTGCATTGGGTTGCAAAGATGTCCGCGAACTGAAAGTCAAACTGGCGCAGTCACTGGCTATCGGGCAGCGGTTTATTCTCGATGTACCGGATCTTGACGGCGTTCAGGGGATCTACGAATCAATTATCAGCGTGCTGGAAACGCATCGTCGCTCACTGGACATGAACGCCATCAGTCAGGCGGTCAGTTGGTTAAGTCAGGCACGGCAAATTCTTGCATTGGGAACGGGCGGCGGTTCTACCATCTGCTCGCAGGAGATCCAGTACCGTCTGTTCCGTCTGGGATTGCCAGTGGTCAGTCAGAACGATTCACTAATGATGAGAATGATGTGCTCAGCCGTGATGCCGCAGGATGTGGTGATAGTTCTTTCACTCGGCGGCTATACGCCAGAAATCATCGAAAGTGCGGCAATCGCCCGTCAGTACGGCGCGCGAGTTATCGCCATTACGCCTGCACAAACACCACTGGCAGAACAGGTGGATCTGGTATTGCCGTTGCTGGTTCAGGAAAGTGATTACATTTTTAAGCCCACCCCTTCCCGTTACGCCATGCTCGCGATGATCGATGTGCTGGCAACAGAGCTGGCTATGGCAAATAAAGCGCAGGCGAAAGATCGCCTGCGGCGGATAAAACTGGCATTAGACAGCCACCGGGGTGGCGCTAACCGCCAGCCACTTGGCGATTAG